A region of Anolis sagrei isolate rAnoSag1 chromosome 2, rAnoSag1.mat, whole genome shotgun sequence DNA encodes the following proteins:
- the LOC132768724 gene encoding volume-regulated anion channel subunit LRRC8E-like — protein sequence MIPVAEFKHFTDQQPAFKVLKPWWDVLAEYITIAMLMIGVFGCTLQVIHDKIICLPNHVPNGTASTDVTCEDFTKRRINASQPMESPAYQVMSGRRNNLDLQQYSYINQMCYESALHWYAKYFPYLVVIHTLIFMVCASFWFKFPGTSSKIEHFISILSKCFDSPWTTRAISEVSEEENGTSEQMGRRKKISVSSEATELSPLKGSISEKKVTESPSSISLLDKKEGEQAKALFEKVKKFRLHVEQGDILYTMYIRQTILKVCKFLVITVYNAILVPNISFIVPCSIKMEDMTGYEHFCCNHTKAHLFSKLAICYICFLGIYGMTCLYTLYWLFHRPLKEYSFDFVREETGIWDIPDVKNDFAFMLHLIDQYDSLYSKRFAVFLSEASEFKLKQLNLSHEWTIEKLRQKLQKNVHDRLELHLFMLPGLPDTTFELTEVQALKLELLKDFTFPNSVTQLVNLQELALINSPVKLNFTSLMFFREHLKVMLVKFDDIKDIPVWTYNLRGLEELHIMGHFNPEMNRAGNLECMRELRSLKVLTLHSNMSKLPPSVADLATHLQKLRIHNDGTKLVTLNTLKKLFNVQELKLINCSLDRIPHAVFSLVNLQELDLRDNQLYTIEEVLSFQHCRKLTCLRLWHNHIASIPDHIRKLKSLEQLDLSHNRIEALPAQLFLCTKLNYLDLSHNNIQVIPPGMGVLQSLQYFSISHNFLEVLPAEVFFCKRLKVLKLGHNKLRHLSDRISWLPLLSRLELKGNNLDILPREIGQCAALKRNGLVVENTLYETLPLEIREKMEKE from the exons ATGATCCCGGTGGCCGAATTCAAGCACTTCACAGACCAGCAGCCTGCTTTCAAGGTTCTTAAGCCATGGTGGGATGTATTGGCTGAGTACATCACCATTGCCATGCTGATGATAGGCGTTTTTGGTTGCACTCTGCAA GTGATACATGATAAGATTATCTGCCTTCCCAACCATGTTCCCAATGGCACAGCCTCCACTGATGTAACCTGTGAAGATTTCACCAAGAGGAGAATCAACGCCTCTCAACCAATGGAAAGCCCTGCCTACCAGGTAATGAGTGGACGACGAAACAACCTGGATCTGCAACAGTACAGCTATATCAACCAGATGTGCTATGAGTCAGCCCTTCATTGGTATGCCAAGTACTTCCCTTACCTTGTCGTCATCCACACCCTTATCTTCATGGTGTGTGCCTCTTTTTGGTTCAAATTTCCTGGGACCAGTTCAAAGATTGAACATTTTATCTCCATTCTGAGCAAGTGCTTTGACTCACCCTGGACTACTCGAGCCATCTCAGAAGTCTCTGAGGAGGAGAATGGAACTTCAGAGCAAATGGGTCGGAGAAAGAAAATTAGTGTTTCCAGTGAGGCAACAGAGCTTTCCCCCTTGAagggctctatttcagagaagAAGGTTACTGAGTCCCCCTCCTCAATAAGCTTGTTGGACAAAAAGGAAGGTGAGCAGGCCAAGGCTCTCTTTGAAAAGGTGAAGAAGTTCCGACTCCACGTCGAACAAGGAGACATCCTTTACACCATGTACATCCGCCAAACTATTCTCAAAGTCTGCAAGTTTTTAGTCATCACTGTCTACAATGCAATCCTGGTTCCCAACATTAGCTTCATTGTGCCATGCAGTATCAAGATGGAGGATATGACAGGCTATGAGCATTTCTGTTGCAATCACACCAAAGCCCATCTGTTCTCTAAGCTGGCAATCTGCTACATCTGCTTCCTTGGTATCTATGGCATGACTTGTCTCTATACACTCTACTGGCTCTTTCACCGACCACTCAAAGAGTACTCTTTTGACTTTGTACGTGAGGAGACAGGCATCTGGGACATCCCTGATGTCAAGAATGACTTTGCCTTCATGCTCCACCTCATCGACCAGTACGATTCCCTGTATTCCAAGCGCTTTGCTGTATTCCTCTCTGAGGCCAGTGAGTTCAAGCTGAAACAACTCAACCTCAGCCATGAGTGGACGATAGAGAAGCTGCGACAGAAGCTACAGAAGAATGTGCATGACCGGCTGGAGCTCCATCTCTTCATGTTGCCTGGATTGCCTGATACTACTTTTGAGCTGACTGAGGTGCAGGCCCTGAAGCTCGAGCTCCTCAAAGATTTTACTTTCCCAAACTCTGTGACTCAGTTGGTCAACCTTCAGGAGCTTGCGTTGATTAACAGTCCCGTTAAGCTGAATTTCACATCTTTGATGTTTTTCCGTGAACACCTGAAAGTGATGCTTGTCAAGTTTGATGATATAAAAGATATACCAGTATGGACTTACAACCTGAGGGGATTGGAAGAGTTGCACATTATGGGACACTTTAACCCAGAGATGAACCGGGCGGGGAATCTAGAATGCATGCGTGAACTAAGGAGCCTGAAGGTCCTGACACTGCATAGCAACATGTCCAAATTGCCACCCAGTGTGGCTGATCTGGCTACTCATTTGCAAAAGCTCAGGATCCACAATGATGGGACTAAGCTGGTGACCCTGAACACCCTCAAGAAACTCTTCAATGTACAGGAATTGAAGCTGATAAACTGTAGCTTGGACCGCATCCCCCATGCTGTCTTCAGTCTGGTCAACCTGCAAGAGTTAGACCTGAGGGACAACCAACTGTATACTATTGAAGAGGTCCTGAGCTTCCAGCATTGCCGCAAGTTAACATGCCTCAGACTTTGGCACAACCACATTGCCAGCATCCCTGACCATATACGCAAGCTGAAGTCCTTAGAGCAGCTTGACCTTAGCCACAACCGGATCGAGGCCCTCCCTGCTCAGCTGTTCTTGTGCACCAAGCTGAACTATTTGGACCTCTCCCACAATAACATCCAGGTCATTCCTCCTGGGATGGGAGTTTTACAAAGCCTCCAGTATTTTTCCATTTCACACAACTTTTTAGAGGTGCTGCCTGCTGAAGTCTTCTTCTGCAAAAGGCTCAAGGTTCTCAAACTTGGGCACAACAAACTGCGGCACCTCTCTGACCGCATCAGCTGGCTACCTTTGCTCTCCAGGCTGGAGCTGAAGGGAAACAACCTGGATATCCTGCCCCGGGAAATTGGCCAGTGCGCAGCCCTCAAGCGTAATGGCCTTGTGGTGGAGAACACCCTTTACGAGACATTGCCTTTAGAAATTAGGGAGAAAATGGAGAAAGAATGA